The proteins below are encoded in one region of Engraulis encrasicolus isolate BLACKSEA-1 chromosome 1, IST_EnEncr_1.0, whole genome shotgun sequence:
- the LOC134445861 gene encoding gastrula zinc finger protein XlCGF7.1-like gives MVICDGDVPTEQTSSSSEDINTEPQQEQEDESDTTSVPQSEMNHSPPSEQPKIGEKPNHCRQCGQIFSTAGDLQRHQLTHSGKPFECQLCGRGFSQAEKLREHERVHKEAKPHQCHQCGKVLSDKRSLQRHQVVHSGEKPFECMQCGKKFTEAKSHREHQRIHTGEKLYSCGQCGRMFTHARSLQRHQIVHSGEKPFECTQCGKCFSLEQNLKVHERVHTGEKRYCCQQCGKGFSRPDGLSRHQMTDHKGQ, from the exons ATGGTGATTT GTGATGGAGACGTGCCCACGGAGCAGACCTCCTCCTCATCTGAGGACATAAACACTGAGCCGCAGCAG GAACAAGAGGACGAATCAGACACGACTTCTGTCCCACAATCTGAAATGAACCATTCTCCCCCATCAGAGCAGCCTAAGATTG gagagaaacccAACCATTGTCGACAGTGTGGGCAAATATTCTCAACAGCAGGCGATCTGCAGCGACACCAGCTCACTCACTCTGGAAAACCCTTCGAATGCCAACTGTGTGGACGAGGTTTTTCGCAAGCGGAAAAGCTTAGAGAGCACGAGCGCGTTCACAAAGAGGCCAAGCCCCACCAGTGTCATCAGTGTGGCAAAGTGCTGTCTGACAAAAGAAGCCTCCAGCGACACCAGGTGGTCCACAGCGGAGAGAAACCCTTCGAGTGCATGCAGTGCGGGAAAAAATTCACAGAGGCGAAAAGTCACCGCGaacaccagcgcattcacacaggcGAGAAACTGTACAGCTGTGGACAGTGCGGGAGGATGTTCACACATGCGAGAAGCCTCCAGCGACACCAGATCGTTCACAGCGGAGAAAAACCCTTCGAGTGCACACAGTGCGGGAAATGTTTTTCGCTTGAACAAAATCTAAAAGTCCACGAGCGCGTTCACACGGGAGAGAAGCGCTACTGCTGTCAGCAGTGCGGGAAAGGCTTTTCACGACCAGATGGTCTCAGTCGCCACCAGATGACAGATCACAAAGGAcagtag